Proteins encoded together in one Campylobacter concisus window:
- the tssJ gene encoding type VI secretion system lipoprotein TssJ: MKKTFKFLCSLIFMLFIAGCAKDLIISNTPNSNLNYHGDNVPVTIIAYKLKDVAKFQQASIVDLAEKNGDILGQDKIDSIKTQIQPNTNRYAFTNVDPDEVPYVGILVLYADQSKTNIKAYKSTKEAKEKNIVFEITKNGVNTIDASSSKIQASK, encoded by the coding sequence ATGAAGAAAACGTTTAAATTTCTTTGTTCTTTAATTTTTATGCTATTTATCGCAGGATGTGCAAAAGATCTTATCATAAGCAACACTCCAAATTCAAACTTAAACTACCACGGTGACAACGTACCAGTGACTATCATCGCTTACAAGCTGAAAGATGTGGCAAAATTTCAGCAAGCTAGCATAGTTGATCTAGCTGAGAAAAATGGTGACATACTTGGTCAAGACAAGATAGACTCGATAAAAACGCAAATTCAGCCAAACACAAACAGATACGCTTTTACAAATGTCGATCCAGACGAAGTGCCATACGTAGGCATTTTGGTGCTTTATGCTGATCAAAGCAAGACAAATATCAAAGCTTACAAATCAACAAAAGAAGCAAAAGAGAAAAATATAGTTTTTGAGATAACTAAAAATGGCGTAAATACCATAGACGCTAGTAGCTCTAAGATACAAGCAAGCAAATAA
- the tssK gene encoding type VI secretion system baseplate subunit TssK, producing the protein MSDKLKVVWYNGMNVDKVHFEQQERYFERNLNLKTVSSLSNLYGVLELEISSELLLQGKIGLNKISCISQDGTIFNAPGQDDLPEPLEISPSELNSAVIVLKLPVSSGLVDVSLQNNLPNLKFTAKQALISSRVHDEASNDILNELDDKDDFELSSAFTQDKENLILASQRSALGVLGSKTPYELSVPICRIKNIDLNKQITLDEKFIPTCIDISKNSFITSFIDEFSFATKQHQESYTGLLGGIDQAKNRLDISTYLTLNMLKKWHLIFSYLFKRDKIHPEYLYEKLVDFQADLLALSHDDSFSEFIAYDHNNLSQTFVPLINNLRLLFSHILSPKYVMAQIVKNNHGFFDCVFDNPSIIENSEIYFAIHSDTKNEYLLKNFKEQCKIHTQSNIKSIVSSQLRGINVEQISAIPSTLPKLNDYIYYKIDKKDEIFKSFANQSVISVYITANLSNADIKMWALL; encoded by the coding sequence ATGTCTGATAAACTAAAAGTTGTCTGGTACAACGGGATGAACGTTGATAAAGTTCATTTCGAGCAGCAAGAGAGGTATTTTGAGAGAAATTTAAACCTAAAAACCGTCTCGTCTTTATCAAATTTATATGGAGTTTTGGAGCTTGAGATCTCAAGTGAGCTTTTGCTTCAAGGCAAGATAGGGCTAAATAAAATTTCTTGCATCTCACAAGATGGTACGATATTTAACGCTCCAGGTCAAGACGACCTACCAGAGCCACTTGAGATAAGCCCTAGCGAGCTAAATTCTGCTGTCATAGTGCTAAAGCTACCAGTTAGCTCGGGGCTTGTTGATGTTAGCTTGCAAAACAACCTGCCAAATCTAAAATTTACAGCTAAACAAGCGCTCATTAGCTCAAGAGTGCATGATGAAGCTAGCAACGATATCTTGAACGAGCTAGATGACAAAGACGACTTTGAGCTTTCGTCTGCTTTTACGCAGGATAAAGAAAATTTGATCCTAGCAAGCCAAAGATCGGCTCTAGGAGTGCTTGGCTCAAAGACGCCTTATGAGCTTAGCGTGCCTATTTGCAGGATAAAAAACATCGACCTAAACAAGCAAATAACGCTTGATGAGAAATTTATCCCAACCTGCATCGATATCAGTAAAAATTCTTTCATCACTAGCTTTATAGATGAGTTTAGCTTTGCTACAAAGCAGCATCAAGAGAGCTATACTGGGCTTTTAGGCGGTATAGATCAGGCGAAAAATAGGCTTGATATTTCAACATATTTGACGCTAAATATGCTGAAAAAATGGCACTTGATATTCTCATATCTTTTCAAAAGAGACAAAATTCATCCAGAGTATCTATATGAAAAGCTGGTTGATTTTCAAGCTGATCTGCTAGCCCTAAGTCACGATGATAGTTTTAGCGAATTTATAGCTTATGATCACAACAACTTAAGTCAAACTTTCGTACCGTTAATAAACAATCTTAGGCTTTTGTTCTCGCATATCTTGTCTCCAAAATACGTCATGGCACAGATCGTCAAAAACAATCACGGCTTTTTTGACTGCGTCTTTGATAACCCAAGCATAATAGAAAACTCAGAAATTTACTTTGCTATCCATAGCGATACAAAAAATGAGTACCTGCTTAAAAATTTCAAAGAACAGTGCAAAATCCACACCCAATCAAACATCAAAAGTATCGTCTCATCACAGCTTCGTGGCATAAACGTAGAGCAAATTTCAGCTATACCTAGTACATTGCCAAAGCTAAATGACTATATCTACTACAAGATCGATAAAAAAGATGAAATTTTCAAAAGCTTCGCAAATCAAAGCGTTATTAGCGTCTATATAACAGCAAATTTATCAAACGCTGACATTAAAATGTGGGCTTTATTATAA
- the icmH gene encoding type IVB secretion system protein IcmH/DotU produces the protein MSENQNDISVLSQTKLLGLGANPALDHVLPLLLLANRVSKLQNFSQSEMQNLREKLINDILSTTSKISNLGIYEEDDIIRLRYCLCVFIDESLLKNEIFMNSFWANNTLTTRFFNENLGGNKFFGIMDKWFENVGKNKDFLEFIYACLVLGYKGKYEAQEDCNEKISYLCENIASAVSPLIKADENVFEKSYLKTKKRSFFEIFSLRHLKFYFILIALAAIAAAFLYSTYSMDQNNVKNDSVLNNKIENFMDKK, from the coding sequence ATGAGTGAAAATCAAAATGACATTTCAGTTTTAAGCCAGACAAAGCTTCTAGGACTTGGCGCAAATCCTGCCCTAGATCATGTGCTACCACTGCTTCTTTTGGCAAACAGAGTATCAAAACTTCAAAATTTTTCACAAAGTGAGATGCAAAATTTACGTGAAAAGCTGATAAATGATATATTAAGCACCACTTCAAAGATCTCAAATTTGGGCATTTATGAAGAGGACGATATCATTAGGCTTAGATATTGCCTTTGCGTTTTTATCGATGAGAGTTTGCTTAAAAATGAAATTTTTATGAATAGTTTTTGGGCGAACAACACCTTAACTACAAGATTTTTCAACGAAAATTTAGGTGGCAACAAATTCTTTGGCATCATGGATAAATGGTTTGAAAATGTTGGCAAAAACAAGGACTTTTTAGAGTTTATCTACGCTTGTTTGGTGCTTGGATACAAGGGCAAATATGAGGCGCAGGAAGATTGCAACGAGAAAATTTCATACCTTTGTGAAAATATAGCCTCAGCCGTTTCACCACTTATCAAGGCCGATGAAAATGTATTTGAAAAGAGCTATTTAAAAACTAAAAAGAGAAGCTTTTTTGAGATATTTTCACTAAGGCATTTGAAATTTTACTTTATCCTTATAGCGCTTGCAGCTATTGCGGCTGCATTTTTATATAGCACCTACTCGATGGATCAAAACAACGTTAAAAACGACAGCGTTTTAAACAATAAAATAGAAAATTTTATGGACAAAAAGTAA
- a CDS encoding type VI secretion system domain-containing protein: MQDKFFNKFSENFSENELYISLIDEMSKYKTLTHDTIKWDFVYSSSLKALSEFSLDVKLLNFLAISAVNLNQKDSFKTLIEAFSFFLTTLKQEPNLLAKNEKQVPAKKKIFAQTIELFTQAHRDGINLDEADARAFNELVPELSRELSTHFDTLYIEEKSEQAQRVEEPKQQPQKTEPSYTQSVSFGSSDISTFSDREFREYFVNLSISLLKNDIKNLTAYSLVFEAMWGRIKALPISSEQVTQIRYPDENLILLFKNMKEANLGNLEKFIRNLSLNPFWIDGVRIFCEFLRSSGLSEQSELVSSMTLNFIEKFPDMKKLKFQSEEAFFSEESAKFFSKKESANFISSDEMKKDMSFEELIKALDRSKYATNSQSELSFLLELSKIFTSQGMDNNAKVVYSQIVKFIENTELKDYLSDIYIKAKTFL, translated from the coding sequence GTGCAAGATAAGTTTTTCAACAAATTTAGCGAAAACTTTTCAGAAAACGAACTCTACATCAGCCTTATAGACGAGATGTCAAAGTATAAGACTTTGACTCACGATACGATAAAATGGGACTTTGTTTATAGCTCGTCTTTAAAGGCATTAAGCGAATTTAGCCTCGATGTAAAGCTTTTAAATTTCTTAGCGATCTCTGCTGTAAATTTAAACCAAAAAGATAGTTTTAAAACCCTAATCGAGGCCTTTTCATTTTTTCTCACTACTCTAAAACAAGAGCCAAATTTATTAGCCAAAAATGAAAAGCAAGTGCCTGCTAAAAAAAAGATATTTGCCCAAACGATAGAGCTTTTTACGCAAGCCCATAGGGACGGTATAAATTTAGACGAAGCGGACGCAAGAGCTTTTAATGAGCTTGTACCTGAGCTCTCACGCGAGCTTAGCACGCACTTTGACACGCTTTATATAGAAGAAAAAAGCGAGCAAGCTCAAAGAGTAGAGGAGCCAAAGCAGCAGCCGCAAAAGACCGAGCCAAGCTACACGCAAAGTGTCTCTTTTGGCAGTAGTGACATTAGTACATTTAGTGATAGAGAGTTTAGGGAGTATTTTGTAAATTTATCCATCTCGCTTTTAAAAAATGATATAAAAAATTTGACCGCTTACTCGCTTGTCTTTGAGGCGATGTGGGGCAGGATCAAGGCTTTGCCAATTAGCAGCGAGCAAGTGACGCAGATACGCTATCCTGATGAAAATTTGATCTTACTTTTTAAAAATATGAAAGAAGCAAACCTTGGTAATTTAGAGAAATTTATAAGAAATTTATCTCTTAATCCATTTTGGATAGATGGCGTTAGGATATTTTGTGAATTTTTAAGATCATCTGGACTAAGCGAGCAAAGCGAGCTAGTTTCTAGTATGACTTTAAATTTTATAGAAAAATTCCCAGATATGAAAAAGCTTAAATTTCAAAGTGAAGAGGCATTTTTTAGCGAAGAGAGTGCTAAATTTTTTAGTAAAAAAGAGAGCGCAAATTTTATTTCTAGTGACGAAATGAAAAAAGATATGAGCTTTGAAGAGCTGATAAAAGCCCTTGATAGAAGCAAATATGCAACAAATTCGCAAAGTGAGCTTAGCTTTTTGTTAGAGCTTTCCAAAATTTTTACAAGCCAAGGCATGGACAACAACGCGAAAGTTGTATATTCGCAAATAGTTAAATTTATAGAAAACACCGAGCTTAAGGATTATTTGTCAGATATTTATATAAAGGCAAAAACATTTTTGTGA
- the tssB gene encoding type VI secretion system contractile sheath small subunit — MAENSIPPKERINIVYRTKTNNQEADVELPLKLMVVSNLTGENQTPLEDREVVSINKINFDQVMKSLDIHTEFSVKNRLNSGSEDLNIDLNFESIQDFNPDNIINQVPELKKLLQLRKALVALKGPMGNMPDFRKAVLEAIKDEDSRKQLLLELKDEKDKE; from the coding sequence ATGGCAGAGAATTCAATCCCACCAAAAGAACGTATAAACATTGTTTATAGAACCAAAACAAACAACCAAGAAGCAGATGTCGAGCTTCCATTAAAGCTGATGGTAGTTTCAAATTTAACTGGTGAAAACCAAACTCCACTTGAAGATCGCGAAGTTGTCTCTATAAATAAGATAAATTTCGATCAAGTTATGAAAAGTTTAGACATTCATACTGAATTTTCAGTGAAAAATAGACTAAATTCTGGTAGCGAAGATCTAAATATCGATCTAAATTTTGAAAGCATTCAAGACTTCAATCCAGACAATATCATCAACCAAGTCCCTGAGCTAAAAAAGCTATTGCAGCTTAGAAAGGCTTTAGTTGCGTTAAAAGGACCTATGGGCAATATGCCTGATTTTAGAAAAGCGGTTTTAGAGGCTATTAAGGATGAAGATAGTAGAAAACAGCTTCTTTTAGAGCTTAAAGACGAAAAAGATAAGGAATAA
- the tssC gene encoding type VI secretion system contractile sheath large subunit encodes MSETKVKTPIIESIMQRSKYTKDDESYSVVKQGVAEFISNIITTNNAEEKINKLALDEMIAHIDTLLSAQMDEILHNKSFQELESTWRGIRFLVERTNFNENVKIDLLDATKEEILDDFENNLDITQSTLYKQIYSAEYGQFGGEPVGAIVADYELDKSNQDMTFLNKMSSIAAMSHSPLLTSLSSKFFGLDNFGELENIKDLKSLLEGPQYTRWRTFRENEDAKYTGCMVNRFLTRSPYVPEDNPIKSFNYRESIDKHDDMLWGNGAYAFATRLTESFADYRWCGNIIGPKGGGAVKDLPTYTYENYGSVQTKIPTEVLITDRREFELAENGFITLTLRRDSNNAAFFSANSVLKPKVFPNTPEGKAAETNFRLGTQLPYVFLISRLAHYLKVLQREEIGTWKERSDVERGLNEWLRQYISDQENPPADVRSRRPFRSAKVIVSDIAGEPGWYKIELLARPHFKFMGANFELSLVGKLDKE; translated from the coding sequence ATGTCTGAAACTAAAGTAAAAACTCCTATCATTGAAAGCATAATGCAAAGGAGCAAATATACAAAAGATGATGAAAGTTATAGCGTAGTAAAGCAAGGAGTTGCCGAGTTTATCTCAAATATCATCACAACAAACAACGCTGAAGAGAAGATAAACAAGCTAGCACTTGATGAGATGATAGCCCATATAGACACGCTTTTATCAGCTCAGATGGATGAAATTTTACACAACAAATCTTTCCAAGAGCTAGAGTCTACTTGGCGTGGCATTAGATTTTTGGTTGAGAGAACAAATTTCAACGAAAACGTAAAGATCGATCTTTTAGACGCTACAAAAGAGGAAATTTTAGATGACTTTGAAAACAATCTAGATATAACTCAAAGCACACTTTATAAGCAAATTTACTCAGCTGAGTATGGTCAATTTGGTGGTGAGCCAGTTGGTGCGATAGTTGCTGACTATGAGCTAGATAAGTCAAATCAAGACATGACTTTCTTAAACAAAATGTCATCAATTGCGGCGATGAGCCACTCTCCGCTTCTAACTTCGCTATCTTCTAAATTCTTTGGACTTGATAACTTTGGCGAACTTGAAAACATAAAAGATCTAAAGAGCCTACTTGAAGGTCCTCAATACACAAGATGGAGAACTTTTAGAGAGAACGAAGATGCAAAATATACAGGTTGTATGGTAAATAGATTTCTTACCAGATCTCCATATGTCCCAGAAGATAATCCTATAAAAAGCTTTAACTACCGCGAAAGCATTGATAAACACGATGATATGCTTTGGGGCAACGGCGCTTATGCGTTTGCTACAAGGCTTACAGAGAGCTTTGCGGACTATAGATGGTGTGGCAACATCATCGGGCCAAAAGGTGGCGGCGCTGTAAAAGACCTACCAACTTACACTTATGAAAACTACGGAAGCGTTCAGACAAAAATTCCAACCGAAGTTTTGATCACAGATAGAAGAGAATTTGAGCTTGCAGAAAATGGCTTTATCACGCTTACGCTAAGACGTGATAGCAACAACGCAGCATTTTTCTCTGCAAACTCAGTGCTAAAACCTAAAGTTTTCCCAAATACTCCAGAAGGCAAAGCTGCTGAGACAAATTTTAGACTTGGCACACAGCTTCCATATGTTTTTTTAATCTCTCGTTTGGCTCACTATCTAAAAGTACTTCAAAGAGAAGAGATCGGTACTTGGAAAGAGCGCAGTGACGTTGAACGTGGCTTAAATGAGTGGCTAAGACAGTACATCTCAGATCAGGAAAACCCACCAGCTGATGTAAGAAGTAGAAGGCCATTTAGAAGTGCAAAAGTCATCGTTAGCGATATAGCTGGTGAGCCAGGCTGGTACAAGATAGAGCTTCTAGCTAGACCTCACTTTAAATTTATGGGGGCAAATTTCGAGCTTTCTTTGGTTGGTAAGCTGGATAAAGAGTAA
- the tssF gene encoding type VI secretion system baseplate subunit TssF: MDYNENNLAYFQKEMAYLDETRALFIKNFPKVAPFLDTKSKDPDVESIIENMAILTSRIRQELDENIPLIAESLINILMPSYTNPFPSVCMQEFALRDDFSEKKEFIPKGSIIESKPINGVACKFQTIYDVNLLPLKISKAFMSNNKSDYLLNLNISITKDELSTKDLDTNFLNLYLGDNIYFSSTLLMWLKNYLKFIVISFEDSDEEIKLGADKLSLDEFDEALINSDEFGFEAFELIKELSYFSSKLNFIRINGLGFLKRFDAKSFNIKFVFSKDMPNGYVPRLEYFSLFATPAINLFAKGAEPIQNNNKRSEYRIFIDRSNINAYEIVSITKVVAHSSNNEKRILKNYKSFERFEFLNSQRSKDYYFVSNKIDMKLNSYKEISFFKNDTKEQTVSIETLCCNGDLPTNLKLGEINKIQNHQGVVTKNLTIPTSVKRVNVDGNLLWRLVSILSFSYQSILNKGSFLALLNAFMLPDDEFLKKFSSSLHEIKTKQIHRVDGGFAKRGVLCIFYIDESEFESLGNVYVLGINLAKFLSKFASINSFCELKIKCVKSKILFDYGFLSGTKELV, from the coding sequence ATGGATTATAATGAAAATAATTTAGCTTATTTTCAAAAAGAGATGGCGTATCTTGACGAAACAAGAGCACTTTTTATAAAGAATTTCCCAAAAGTTGCACCATTTTTAGATACTAAAAGCAAAGATCCTGATGTTGAGAGTATCATAGAAAATATGGCTATTTTGACATCAAGGATTAGACAAGAGCTAGATGAAAATATCCCCTTAATAGCCGAGTCTTTGATAAATATCTTAATGCCAAGCTACACAAATCCTTTCCCCTCAGTTTGCATGCAAGAATTTGCTCTAAGAGATGATTTTTCAGAAAAAAAGGAATTTATACCAAAGGGCAGCATCATAGAGTCAAAGCCAATAAACGGCGTGGCTTGTAAATTTCAGACGATATATGACGTAAATTTGCTTCCACTAAAGATATCAAAAGCTTTCATGTCAAACAACAAAAGCGACTATCTTTTAAATTTAAACATATCTATCACCAAAGATGAGCTTAGCACCAAAGATCTAGATACCAACTTTTTAAATTTATACCTTGGCGATAACATATACTTCTCTTCAACCCTTTTGATGTGGCTAAAAAACTACTTAAAATTTATAGTCATAAGCTTTGAAGATAGCGATGAAGAGATAAAACTTGGAGCTGACAAGCTTAGCTTGGATGAATTTGATGAAGCTTTGATAAATAGCGATGAGTTTGGTTTTGAGGCATTTGAGCTTATAAAAGAGCTTTCGTATTTTTCATCTAAACTAAATTTCATCCGTATAAATGGACTTGGTTTTTTAAAGAGATTTGACGCAAAAAGCTTTAACATCAAATTTGTCTTTTCAAAAGATATGCCAAATGGCTATGTGCCAAGGCTAGAGTATTTCTCTCTTTTTGCCACGCCAGCGATAAATTTGTTTGCAAAAGGCGCTGAGCCTATACAAAACAACAACAAACGAAGTGAGTATAGAATTTTCATCGACCGCTCAAACATAAACGCATACGAGATAGTCTCTATCACAAAGGTCGTCGCTCACAGCAGCAATAATGAAAAAAGGATACTTAAAAACTACAAAAGCTTTGAGAGATTTGAGTTTTTAAATAGCCAAAGATCAAAAGATTATTACTTTGTAAGCAATAAAATAGATATGAAGCTAAACTCTTACAAAGAAATTTCATTTTTTAAAAATGACACCAAAGAGCAGACCGTGAGCATCGAGACACTTTGCTGTAATGGCGATCTACCAACTAATCTAAAACTTGGCGAGATAAACAAAATCCAAAATCACCAAGGTGTAGTAACCAAAAATTTAACTATCCCAACTAGCGTAAAACGTGTAAATGTAGATGGAAATTTACTCTGGAGGCTGGTTAGCATCTTGTCATTTAGCTATCAAAGCATACTAAACAAAGGCTCTTTTTTGGCACTGCTTAATGCCTTTATGCTACCTGATGATGAGTTTTTGAAGAAATTTTCTAGCTCGCTTCATGAGATAAAGACAAAACAGATCCATAGGGTCGATGGCGGCTTTGCAAAAAGAGGAGTGCTTTGTATATTTTATATAGATGAGAGCGAGTTTGAAAGCCTTGGAAATGTCTATGTTTTAGGTATAAATTTGGCTAAGTTTTTATCAAAATTTGCTTCTATTAACTCATTTTGCGAGCTTAAGATCAAGTGCGTAAAGAGTAAAATTTTATTTGATTATGGGTTTTTAAGCGGTACGAAAGAGCTAGTATGA
- a CDS encoding type VI secretion system baseplate subunit TssG, giving the protein MNEEISQASFFKLIKNILKDRDRGEIFLKNSSSFAYPIKELESLDEQEFTKIIVNFMGLLGSGSHLTSYILEKISKTNDNSYELFFDFFDNYLLWLFFDSISLKNYARSFEDELDDKISKILLDMLNIKEKQLAKKFLPFSPLAVSQRRPKKEVEFALQSHFGLKDKLFILENLPNQIFIAPSNLNSLGHKNRTLGKNFILGKKLFEKQTKIAVFINGIEYEEAVNFFPKKDKFKELQETLSYFTNDEFVSDLYLKINYSHKMQFKLGSKYTSSQIGFGSRLKNDKKMSNFIKFRLCS; this is encoded by the coding sequence ATGAACGAAGAGATAAGCCAGGCTTCTTTTTTTAAACTGATAAAAAATATCTTAAAAGATAGGGATAGGGGCGAGATATTTTTAAAAAATAGCTCGAGTTTTGCCTACCCGATCAAAGAGCTCGAGAGCTTAGATGAGCAGGAGTTTACAAAGATAATTGTAAATTTTATGGGTCTTTTAGGAAGCGGCTCGCACCTAACAAGCTACATTTTAGAGAAAATTTCAAAGACTAATGACAATAGCTATGAGCTATTTTTTGATTTTTTTGACAACTACTTACTTTGGCTATTTTTTGACAGCATTAGTCTAAAAAACTACGCAAGATCTTTTGAAGATGAGCTTGACGATAAAATTTCAAAGATCTTGCTTGATATGCTTAATATAAAAGAAAAGCAGCTGGCAAAGAAATTTCTGCCATTTTCGCCACTTGCAGTTAGCCAAAGAAGGCCAAAAAAAGAGGTTGAATTTGCGCTTCAGAGCCACTTTGGGCTAAAAGATAAGCTTTTTATACTTGAAAATTTACCAAATCAAATTTTCATAGCACCATCAAATTTAAACTCTTTAGGCCATAAAAATAGGACACTTGGTAAAAATTTCATCCTTGGCAAAAAGCTTTTTGAAAAGCAAACTAAGATCGCAGTCTTTATAAACGGCATAGAGTACGAAGAGGCTGTGAATTTCTTCCCCAAAAAAGATAAATTTAAAGAGCTTCAAGAGACTCTTTCTTATTTTACTAATGATGAATTTGTTTCTGATTTATATTTGAAGATAAATTACTCTCATAAGATGCAGTTTAAGCTCGGGTCAAAATATACAAGTAGTCAAATTGGCTTTGGTTCAAGGCTTAAAAATGATAAAAAAATGTCAAATTTTATAAAATTTAGACTTTGTTCATAA